aaaagaacaaaagaaaattaatttttggcAGAGCTAGGTTTCACTTGTTGTCATGGACGATTAATTCGTTCAAGAGGAAACCAAACCCGGTATGAGAAATGAATATCTTGAGGGCAAACGCACAAATTTCATCATTGCGTCCGTCTCACTGTGATCACAATTCTATCGACCTCGCAAAAAATCGTCTCATAAAAGGATTTGATATCGGGGAAACCCAGAAATGGTCGAACTCTGCGACGAACTCTTCAGTAAAGTTTAAGTTCGACTAAAAGCAAAGTGATGATGAGAAAAAAGCCAGCTAGATAACAATAAGACAAAAACTTTAACaaaagaatataaaaaaaaatacttcgcgctaaaaaaaaaaaagactttgcGCGGATGGAGTCAAACTGCGTGTTCAGGGTTGGCTTTTAGAAAAAGCATCGCAAGTTTTCTCTGGCACCCCAACTTCACTTCGCTCAACGCCCTCGAATGGATGTTTTCCCTTGGGCAAACTGAACACGAACGACACTCACCAAACCGTACTTACCACGTTTGCAGGTACAAGCCTAGTTTTCACGTGGTCTGGCCCATCCACTGCTGTCTGAGAAGGCGGGGAAACTTGGTCGTTTCCTTGGGCGGGTGAATCATTCGTGCTGCTAGGAAACACAACTTTCTTGTCCACGTCCTGAGTCACCTGGTCAGAAGTCTTTCTTAGAACCCGAGGTGAATCTTGCTTTTCGTCAGCGGATGTCAAACCAATTGCCCTTTGATCTCTGAAAATAATAAATGCAAAAAATTAACGCAGACTTTATCAACGTTGTCTGCAACGAGAAGCACTTGCCCTCTTTGCAGAACGAGCTTTCCGgactggggcccgtttctcgaaagtcccgagaacttttagggcccgaaaagccattcgtaaaactacgacctgcttattctgtaaagctggtcttttcatatgttgtaaagggaataaaaataaaaataactgcaaagtttcgtgcctcgagacgccttcgttttgaagatacaaagaaaactatgtcacccgaaatacgcccgaaaagtttcgggacttcgagaaacgggccccaggactcGTCATGAGGAGGCCACATTAAGCGCTTTCTCTCGTTTCATTGACAATTATATGAAGCTTTCTACAAGCTCTCCAAGGCGGTATAGAGCAGAGGACACCATGTGTCGTCAAAACATACGCTGCAGATTTTTTCATGGAAATTCTCTTCCTTTAGATTTATTGTATTTATGATGAATACATCAAATTATTGTGTTTGAACAACTGCTCTATTGAAACAACTTCAGGGTTGGTGATCCTCGCACTTATGAGCGCCAGAAATATTCAGATCTAGACCGGACCCAAACCCTGGCCGCTCCGATGCCGGTGCCTTTCTCTCGCGACTGCTTAAACAGCGCTCATGACTGCGACGATCATCTAcactataatttttttctgcaattAGTTTAAACCATTCAAAATGAAGTACTCGGGTTGCACTAACCGTTTCAATTTTTTCGAATTTTGCTACTTTCTCGGCTGATGAAGTAAACACAGCATCTGGGCTTAACTGGATTCTTTGCTGATATCAAAAagttgtataggtaatcacatgatttcgagtgcaatttggaataaataagcacgagtaaatttttcaaagactaacaaaatttgtggtctttgaaaaatttacaagtgcttatttattccaaattgcacatgaaaaatcatgtgattacttaaggtatcacgcaatcagggcgTGCgcttaatttgaaaacaaaagatttgattggctatctgagagtttctctgatcattgaccaatcagaatgcttggtttgcttcctctttttgcactgaattaactcttttctgcactgtttaaaaaaaaactgcactgctcttaaccaatcagaatggagaaattttttcatgtatattattaggtatcaaattttcatgtttcaattCCCCATCGACACAAAATGTACTCACCTCCTCACTTGGTCACCAGTCCCTGTAGGTTTTGCTTCAACACCAGATTCCGTATTTGCAGTACCAAGAGGAACCTTTTCACCTTAAAGTCACGACGTAGAAATAATGTAATGTTAACTTTTTAACTGAGTCAAATTTGAGAGATTTATACGAAGTAGCTAGCGGAAGAAGGGTTTGGTTTGTAAAAAGATTGTAGTGCTGCCTCGATGAGGAAGGAAAACGcgaaaattttgtatcaaaaGTGTTAATATGGGTCAGATTGAAATAGTCCAACAGTGCATTGATGCCATTCATAAGAAAGTTAAACCTtacgggaccgcagtaattggctaacGCTGTTGCCGGGTATCCCTGCCAGAAACCTGGCGAAGCTAAATAAATTTCCTGACTTTTCACTGCCGTGAGAgctctaccagtttgaaaaactcttttacgAGTTATGCTGATAAAAGAGAACACTGAATGATATCGAAGTCGACATTACAAGCGTCATTGAGCCTTTGGTCATTTGCCCTGACAAAGGTGTAAGGGTCGAAACGAGAGATTAGTTTCCTAACTGTACGCTGTGGCAATTGAGCCTTATCAGCTCGTTtgaaaaaccaaattttacCTGTTGGAAGGTTGAGAGGCATTGTAAATCGGGTGCTATGTTAGCTTTGGGCTTTTCTCTCATGCGCATGACCAATATGTTGACTTTAACTTCGTGTTTCGCCTTAGTATAATTTAAGACGATAGAATTCTAGAAAGCAAATCACGTTGTTTGCAAACTGGGATCCAAAGATTGATCTTGCGCGCAAATGGAATGCAACGACGTACAAAATTCCAAAGAAAATTAACTCCAAAATGAGCGAGGTACTTTAAAGCAGATCCCATCAAAGTCTGTTTGAGAAAAATTAATCGGCCATATATTGGAACTGTTGAAGCCAATTACATTAAACGCTCTCAATACGTACGATAAAGCAATCAGCAGAAGATGCAAATATGCGGAATGCGAGAGAAAAGTGCGCAACCGCATATCCAGACAGAGGCACGCGATTCTTTGACCAGCTATGAAACGTAGCAATGCAAAACTTCAACGTGGTTTATGCGCCTCCAATTTTAAGATCGAACCAACCTTGTTTTAATTTTAGCTTCTTCTTAGCCTGTTGTCTTAGATCTGTGCTCGTTAACAGCATTTCTTGCACAGCAGATTTGGCCATTTCAGGGTCTGCGTGTTCAAACAATGGCACCACGATGTTCACAAATTCATCCTCCGACTCACTGTTACTATCCAGTGCCACATTTTTATAGTCCACTACTGTCTTCCCAAGTTCTTTGTCTGGAACGTCTTGGTTCAGTTGCTGGGTTAGTCTCGTCGGAGGTCGCTGAACTGTTGCGGTGAACCTGGGAGGTCATATAGGACAAGGTATGACAGGGTCATGTCAAGTCATACCAGGATATGTCACGTCACGTTACGCTGCGCATCTTCACATCACGTCACACCGTGTCATGCCACTCAGAAAAATCCTAACTGATCTCTTTGTCCTCCAAATAATTGTATACTCATGCAGCCAGTTTTTGTCATTATTTCCTTGGATACATGAACTGAAAAATATCCTAACCTTCTATTTTCACCATTTGAAACGTTGGCACGTTTGCTGGgaaaaacctttttctttttcggtggcaaaattcaacaaaaacaaaaacactcaTGGATCTTTTTTTCTCACTTAAATTTACAaagagtatatatatatatatacactttACTTATAGAGGGTGGCACGTAATAGTCATCGatgactaataaacttgtggccctctctaagtacagccacaacaccgggaacttcacgccctactcttttcgaatagtgtgtgggttctttaacgtcccacattgaacatTAAACATGGGTCTATAATAATAGAGCACTCTCCCATTAATGAagtgaaaacttgaaatttggaAAATAAACACAAGCACGCtaaaaatcacaatattttgcaaTCATACTTGTACAATAAtatttaaatacttgtttttgttcttgatcATCTTAGCGGCCTGTTTTAGTGAGTCTGTCTTGTGTCCATCTATGGCCAGAAATATGTCTTTTGCAATGATCCCAGCACAATAAGCCGGTGAATCGGTGACTATAGTCTGAATTACAATCGCTTTACCAAATTCACCATCATTGACCTCTTTAAGTGTCAGACCAAATGAAATATCATTGGTCTCTCGACTTATTGTAACCTGCagagaacattaaaaaaaattatatatatattacatttTATATATTCactaaaaactggatcattggataatgcaagactttttattggcttagccactATGGTAtgtgagccaatataccataatctacaaatatggtacgTGTAAGTatcagcttaaaattaaaattaagcatcagcttaaaattaaaagggagctaaaaaagGGTaagcttagccattatggtatatgagccaatataaaataataaagttgagaagatttgtctaatatcttgggggtgtttttaataaaacaattattccagtAGCCCTTGTTGGATACGAGATGATTGTAGCCAACTCAGCGCTACGTGCCTCGCTGGCTGTCTACCATGTCATATCCAACATgggctcgtggaataattgttcaatataccattaattttattcccTGAAGAGAGGACAAAGACACTTAGTAAATATGTTACCTTGACTGTTTAGTGGATgtgtaaaaacaaacaaaaatggacACATAAAGGGATGGATAGAGAGATAGGCAAGTTGCAGTCAGAGGGCATATGGCGTGCTCAAACATACAGCcatatttttgttcattttataatgaaacaaatttccTTTTAAAGTATAAAGGTACCGTACCTCAAATGTAGGCCACATGGCTCTTCTGTTCTTTGCAAGTCGACCCCAAGGCAGCATGTCCACAGAAAGGGTGCAATACTGGAATGCCCAATTTTCTAATTCAGGGAGACGAGTGCATCCCATCACTGTGACATCTAGTGCACCAACAGTAACCAGACTGTCATGGACGTAGACCTCCTGGGTTTCATCTTGAGGTGAAGGCTGCTCAAAGAATGGATTGTACCTCACTTTGTAGTTAGGAAGGGTGTGCTTCTTTTGAATGGATTTGCGAAGATGGTTTGTGATGAGGGAGGTCAGCTGTGGAAGGTTTTTACCTTCAAACTGAGATTCTGCTTGAAATTCAACTTCTGGTTCCTGAAAATAAAAgtgaattaatttaaaaaacCAAAATCTCTTTCAATAAAAGTATTTCATGAAGCACAAAAGAGCAGTACTGTGCTTGGTCAGAATAAATTAGAAGTACTTATGCAGTGGGTAAgaatgagaaagaaaaatagtAAACCCCTCCTCTTAATCTATATGGACATAGTTAATCTCATCAACAAAAGATGAGCTTGCAGGGAGTTGGTGTCTTAAGTTTGGTGGAGCAAGGAAGtgatcattttggccaaaactgGTATCTATGGTAACTGTGCAAGCCCCTACTACCAAAGGTAGCATTACAATGAGAAGAATAAGGGGAGAGGGGGGAAAGCTTTCAGTATAGCAACCACAGGCCAGAAAGCAAGCAAACACAAAGCAAACTCTGGGTCACCCGAAGCCAGCGCTTCAAGCTGCGACCGTTTTGGTCGCCATggcaagtgaaaaaaatatttggctaCTAAAATGTTGATGAAAGTCGCCAATTGGCCACCGACAGATTATAAAAGAAACTTACTTGGAATGTTTGGTTGAATTATCAAAAGTAAGAGCGACGATAGCACttatctttctctttcttgcCATTTCGTTACTCGATACGAATGAGTAAACCTAAAGTGAGCGCAAACTGGGAAGAAGCCAAACTATACTTCCTGCACCCTACTGAGGAGCGGAACTTACTTCCACCACAACAGAGACAGTTCTCTTTTGCGATGCTTCAGTGACCTGCAGATGATTTGCCACCCCAGTAGACCTGTTGGCCGCCAAATCAAAGCTTGTCTCGACTCTCTTGGCAAGATTGAACGCTACGGGATTTTCAATGTGTTTATaataaaaatcattttatttGAGATGAGAGCGtttctgtcttattttgtgTATTCTATATAAGTTTTGGGGCCGGGTCTTTGGTGAAATGTCAGTTTTTGGATTGTACAAGGTTCTTCTCAAAGGTAGAATTTTGCAATCTTTTCGCACTTCATTGCTTGGATTTGATCATTACTTTAAAATACTTACAATACACTTGCATTAGACAAGGACGAGTTTCCAAATAACATGACACCTGGATCAAAGTTTCAAACATTACCTCATAGAATGCAAAAGACCAATGGGCGAGAGGGTGTCTCCTAAACTGAAGTCTAGCACGACCTTGGAGATGAACCAACTTGACTGCCAAGTACACAGACTTGTTGAAAACAAGATCAACTTGCATTGCAATGTGGCAGCCCCCTGAGTATTCTAGGTCAAGAGCAATGTCCAACTCCTGGGGGACCTCCTTAGGATCTTTTGTGTCTATCTTCATCACTGTTGCACCTGTTGAGATAAGAGGgtttgtttcagtttttctgTTCTTAGATTCTAAAAGGTCAAGGAATATTACCAATGTGATCATTGATAGGCATAGTTGGATTCCAGtttgaatttaataataattaacaattaaacccgtagcccgaaaggactatgggtcaatagcccatgatcCATGGTCCTtgagggcaaagggtctaattgttttagtatcacccaactagtcggacagaaaaaagcaataataaatttggcaaaaaaaaatttttatttgggAATATAGGTTTACGAAACTTCCCTAATCAATGACtattacttttatttattttatttctttaattatagtggaagtgcacttagctctcaagctagttcacaggcactccactttgaaacaaacttaacagtttaagaatcccaactggcaggaggcagaccagttggctatatacaagtgCAGCCgaggactacctggaacaaatccagctagtggtcagagcgggacttgaactcgggatctccagatttcaagtccggtaccctgaccactcggccacactGCCTCTTcctgaccactcggccacactGCCTCttctaatagacctatagtagcgtagccaatcaaaatgcaggatttgcgttagtccactagttgggtgatactaattataattattcaaagttaCAAGAAAAGAGATCAAGATATGGAGGAACAGTTTAAGTCCAACATCTGTGCTATAATTTAGATGTAATAATTGAAAGTACTATCAGTAACTGTGAGCAGTTTCCATGaccagaaaaaaataataatgatacctTTGTTTCATGCCATGACTTTGCTCAGGTCGTGCAACTTCTCAACATAAAAATATGAAGTGCCTTCCTTAAGAGACCTATATTGCATATACAATGAGGTCTGTATATGAACTGTACCTTTAATAATAGGCAAAGATGTCCCCAGGGATAGTTCATCAATGTTTATTTGCTCAATCACTTTGCTTACAGCTTTGCTCTTTATGAGCTCTGTCAACTCTGAGTTCATTCTTGCTAAAAGGAATGATTTTGTTTTGGGAGAATCTCGCCATTCTCTCCATAAAAAAGCCAGTAGGAAATTTAAGCTCAAGCATGATTCTTCTTCAGAGGCACCATCTTTCATGATATAGTCTGCAATGTACTGAAGATAAGAGCAGTTGCATTAGGGTGAGTAACACGCAAAAAGGTCATAGCAAAGCTAAGCGTTGTGGCATGGTAGGTGCAACCTCAGTTGTTGTTTGTAAAGCAAGACTACTTTTTGGTTACCCATCAAATACTCTTAAATTACAAgaacaaatgaaaataaaaatacaacaagcagataatcaataattatttatgccAAAGACAAATACCTACATCAAATTCTTATTGGTAAGTTTTGTCTTCTAAAAGAATTTGGACCGTCATTTTTTATACATGTTATTCTAAGAAATTAAAGAGAAGTCAGAAAATAAAGAGTATGGAAAATATGACACGCACTTGACATTTACGGAAATGCCTTCCAGCAAAACTCTAAAACCTTAGTTTTCAGATGCCTTGAAAAAAGAGACTTTTCGTTGCAGGATTGGAAAATGGCAAGTTATACATAATTTCCACACCGATACGTGAACTTCGAAAGAAAGCATCAAATTATGTAAGAagaatggaaaagaaaaaaattatgcagATTAATCACTACCAGTGGCATAGtttcacaggaaaaaaaaacgaagttAATTTAGAAGTGGTTGGATATTCTGTGATCAAAATGTCATGATTGCAAAGGCTAATGACGCCAAAGACCGTTAAGTTCCTTTaccaaaaaataatataaacaaaactgaaaaatctGAGGTTGCACGATCTATTTACCTTGGGGTTGGTGACTTTCGTGCGTTTGGGGTACAGTTTTCGGTCATCTTCTGGCTTTGATGTCCACCATTTGTAAAGAAAAATGCCCTCGACaagcaaaacagaaaacacTCCGATCAAAAAGGCGAGAATAAGAGCTATAACCATGAGCAGACCTCCCTCAAGGCACCATGTTtatgttattaaaaaaattgtggTGGACTCGGGATTAACAGAGTCCGCTGACCAGAAATATGGAAGTTGAGCCACCAAGGAAAAAATTAGCCTGTGTCACAGCCGCCTCTCCCCGGAAAAAAATCGGAGAAGAGATTATCAAAGGTAAGACACAGACGTCTCTCCTCCGATTTTTTTCCGGGGAGAGGCGGCTGTGACACAGGCTAGGAAAAAATGAAATCGCAACCTCATTCCCAGACTCTCCTCGTCATATTGGGAATGAGGTTAACACGTCAGAGTGAAAAAATACAAGTTGAAAGACAGGAAGGATGACGTAACAAGACACTTCGGAAGTGTGCATCTTTTCGACATGttcaacaaataataattataaagaaaaaagaacgaaAAGACGTCGGATGGGAAGATTGAATTAAAACCTTTGTTTACTGATAAAATCCTTGTTCCATGGGAAATGAGGTCGTTTATCTTGTGAAAATGAACTCGTTTGCCTTGTGGAAATGAGCTCGTTTGTCTTGTGGAAATGATGTATCTGAGGTTTTACTCTTTTGTCATGCATAGAACAGCATAAAAGAGAAGGTAGAGTGGCGCTCGAGAGGAAGCGAATCCATTTTACAGCTGTGTGCTTAGTTccctggtctttgaatgaaagtgaggttggaGTTATCCTTGTTTTGACAGAAATCTCACTGCTCTTCTTAtgtaacataagaaaagcagcaaagtttctatcaaaacaaggtcaactccagcatCACCTTCATTCAAAGCCCAAGAAATTCAGCAAACAAATGGTCTATTTACAAGAAAGTTGTAAGAGAACTCACGAAACGCACAAGTGGGCCAACTATATAACGTTTTATTTGCTCTAATGGACTAAGCAATTCCAGTTATACAAAGCAATGCATGCATAAAAACACGAAAGCAACCAAAAGGTTTTGGATTAAGAACGAATCATTGGCTCTTCAGGAAGAGGGCTGCACCACACTGGGTCCAACGTGCCTGGTTACCACTGCAAGGCATGTTGAAACATGTGACTGTCCTGTCACGATCAGAATTGTAATAGATTGGGACAGAGATGCATTCGCTCGCTGGATAGGGGTCAGCGGTATCCTGCGAAGAAATAAAGGTAGCACAGATCAGGTAAAATGACCATTTAACGACCAAAGTAATCACTACACTCTGAAAGCTGTCTTCAACAACCGGGAATCACGAGAAAAAATTCTTAATATTTCGACCGCTTcgcaaaacaaataaacaaacaagcaagcgaaagtaatATTGGGATAAGAGTACTTTGGTCTTGCTCTGGAATATTTTTGTCCCAAAATTGCCAGTAACCTTGCGAATTGACGTACCTTTGGTACCCAGGCTACCGCAGCAGTAGGGATGGCGGAAACGCTGGGCGAGTCTCGCTGATTCTCTGTCAGAGTATTGCCATCAAAGCTACATCCTTCCAATTGGAGACCTCCCAACTACAAGGGGATAAACAAACGAGTGACTGGAGGTTGTTGAAGAATTCTCTATCTTTTGAAACTTCTTCAAAGTTCTTCATAAAACAGTCCTTCTAAAGCAATTATTGTGAGTACTTGATTCTTCGCAGAGCGTTACAAACCTTGACCGTGAATTTGGTTCCTCGAATCTGAGACTCTTTCCAGGACACTGCAAGCTTTAAACCGTCGATTGACGTTTTCATTGCTCTAAAACAACAACAGAGGATTAGAAAGGACAAAGTTTGTGTTGAAGTGAAGAAAACTAAGACtccttaattttttctttcaaatcattACTTTGactttcaacaacaacaacaatatcaACATCTTTATTTGCCGTGTAAAATTAAACGAAAACAAACACAGCACCAAGTCATTAAGCGCAACAATAATATGCGGTGCAAGTAGAATTTGGCTAATTTTGATGTGACAAGGTCTTACGGCCACCCTCTATTTTGGAAGCGTTCACACATCCACTCGCTGTGAAAGAAAATGCCCCTGGGATTGCTTTAACTGTAACCACCAAAATTCATATGAAGAGCCCTAAGTTAAAAGACGAAGATAAGTTGCTATAGTTACCTTGCAGTTTGCTGTCGTAGCGCATTAAGAAAAGTGTCAGGATGGAACAACTCGGAAAGGTCCAAGACATCATTTAACAAAGAACTCGAGTTGCACTTCTCCACCCAGGAACCCAAAGCAAGTGTCTTGGCGACTAAGGCTCGTAACCAGTGAATAGGATCTTCGGGGCCTTCCAAACGGCTGCTCCACGACAGGGGAACCTTGGGATGAAAGGAGAAGAGATAAATGCAGCGAATAAGTAGTGCTCTAGTGAAGTTTATTAATCTGGTGTCACCCACCTCTTGTTTGAGCAAAGAGCCAGCCAGAGCTTGGACTTCAGCATCTAACAAAGCAGTTCCTCGAATCACTTTACTAAGGGAGGAGAGGGAGGCGTGCACGATTTGAACCAATCGGATGGCGTTGTATCGCTCCAACTGTACGAAAGACGTCACAGGTGATTCATCCCCAGTTTCCGCCGGAGCTGTGATTTTCATCTGGATAAGTTGGGATCCCTGAGTAATAAGCAAAATTCAAAGAACGAAAGTGTAATTAACCCAACAGGAAGGAAAAAGAACCGTTTTTAAACGTGGTCCACATTTCTTAGACGTTCCATTATGAAAGCAACTTTCCCCCGGTAAAATAAATACGTCCTATCAAACGAGAGcggtatttatttatttatttatttatttatttaactttatttatacacggataAAAACATCAGGACTTAaagtaaatactaaaattatCTAATTACAATTCTAAAATGCTAATATACaattaaggaatttaataacaacaaagttaaaaacaataacaaagtgcctgctttccatgaatgccgtgtgaTTAACTTAATCATTATCAAACCTGTATACAAACCTCTTGGCACTGATCTATCCTTCATTTTAGGCCAATGCTTCTGACTTTAATT
This genomic stretch from Acropora muricata isolate sample 2 chromosome 5, ASM3666990v1, whole genome shotgun sequence harbors:
- the LOC136917070 gene encoding PDZ domain-containing protein 8-like, with protein sequence MVIALILAFLIGVFSVLLVEGIFLYKWWTSKPEDDRKLYPKRTKVTNPKYIADYIMKDGASEEESCLSLNFLLAFLWREWRDSPKTKSFLLARMNSELTELIKSKAVSKVIEQINIDELSLGTSLPIIKGATVMKIDTKDPKEVPQELDIALDLEYSGGCHIAMQVDLVFNKSVYLAVKLVHLQGRARLQFRRHPLAHWSFAFYEEPEVEFQAESQFEGKNLPQLTSLITNHLRKSIQKKHTLPNYKVRYNPFFEQPSPQDETQEVYVHDSLVTVGALDVTVMGCTRLPELENWAFQYCTLSVDMLPWGRLAKNRRAMWPTFEVTISRETNDISFGLTLKEVNDGEFGKAIVIQTIVTDSPAYCAGIIAKDIFLAIDGHKTDSLKQAAKMIKNKNKFTATVQRPPTRLTQQLNQDVPDKELGKTVVDYKNVALDSNSESEDEFVNIVVPLFEHADPEMAKSAVQEMLLTSTDLRQQAKKKLKLKQGEKVPLGTANTESGVEAKPTGTGDQVRRDQRAIGLTSADEKQDSPRVLRKTSDQVTQDVDKKVVFPSSTNDSPAQGNDQVSPPSQTAVDGPDHVKTRLVPANVEPVWSETVKFDILQGDQYLNVCIWCKFQDKNEKDALLGYISIPLMDIAWQCLALSSKRHEQCYMLVSPHSDRVISNMPYLRNNPSLKDQPCCGDITLIFRHTPSLADCDEAILEKADFLATSELKDESQLKDTLESLEPPKHQFSLTQFHFPTRCSYCNKKVWTKVAFQCRICAMICHKKCLQSCMRYTHCIHETKSTPRWFSKIPPKPGKNKTKKKKRQRQDCSSAEESIAEGSSESELDRNIKKTEKCPDKEVKKRSGANDCDQTETSNEVESGSREQTAKASEDEWIMQADNITVASERVREAGRELFSNLPLDARKSKLDDMMNKLQVEIDEESETRTELYEKRSKVKEKKQKIAIESLLEKSEERGQALAMLMLQYCSGYQSCVEAEESDRYQL